CGAGAACAAGGAACTGCCGTTCGTGGTGGGCGTGGTAGGTGATTTCGGCAACGACCCACACGCCGAAAAGAAGCGGCTCAAGGACCGTAAATTCGTCAATGTCGACGCTGGAAATTTCGATGAGGTGCTCGGCGCGGTGGCGCCGGTGGCCAGCTTCATGGTGGAAAACCACCTGTCGGCGCCGGGTGGCCAGATCGGGGTGGAGCTGCAGTTCAAGACGATGGACGACTTCCGCCCGGAGTCGGTGGTGCGCCAGGTCAAACCCTTGAGCGGCCTGCTCGAAGCGCGTACCAAGCTGGCCGACCTGCGCAACAAGCTGGCCGGGAACGACAAGCTCGAGGATATCCTCAGCGAGGTACTTGGCAACACCGAAAAACTCGACGGCCTGCGCAAGCAAGCCCTGCCACCCAAGGAGGCCTGAGATGGCGGCCGTCCTCGATATTCCGGCCAGCCAGGGTGCGCCGGCCCAGGCCGTGGAGCTGGAAACCTCGCTGCTCGACCAGATCGTCGAGCAAAGCCGGGTGGCCAGGTCCACCAGCGAGCACGAACGCGCGCGCGACCTGATTTCGGAGCTGGTGACCCAGGTCATGCAGGGCACGATGGTCGTGTCGAACAACCTGTCGGCCACCATCGACGCGCGGCTGGCAGAGCTCGACCGCATGATCTCCGAGCAGCTATCAAGCGTGATGCATGCGCCCGAATTCCAGAAGCTCGAGCGCAGCTGGACCGGGCTGCATTACCTGGTGAAGAACAGCGCCACTGGCGCCAACCTGCAGGTGCGCATGCTCAATGCCAGCAAGCGCGAGCTGGTCAAAGACTTCCAGACGGCCATGGAGTTCGACCAGAGCGCCATATTCAAGAAGGTCTACGAAGAAGAATTCGGCAGCTTCGGCGGCGCGCCCTACGGCACCTTGATCGGCGACTTCGAGATTTCGCGCCAGCCCGAAGACATCTACTTTCTGGAGCAGATGTCGCACGTCGCTGCCGCCAGCCACGCGCCTTTCATCACATCGAGTTCGCCGGAACTGTTCGGGGTCGACAGCTTCGGCGACCTGGGCAAGCCGCGCGATCTGGCCAAGGTATTCGACACTGTCGAATACGCCAAATGGAAGGCCTTTCGCGAGTCGGAAGATGCGCGCTATGTCGGCCTGACCCTGCCGCGCTTCCTGGGACGCCTGCCTTACCATCCGGCCGATGGCATGACCACCGAAGGCTTCAATTACGTCGAGGATGTCGATGGCAGCGACCACCAGAAATACTTGTGGTGCAATGCCGCCTACGCGTTTGCCTCGAAATTGACCAAGGCCTTCGAGGACTATGGCTGGTGCGCCGCGATCCGCGGCGTCGAAGGCGGCGGCCTGGTGGAGAACCTGCCGGCGCATACTTTCAAGACCGACGAAGGCGAAGTTGCACTCAAGTGCCCGACCGAGCTGGCCATTACCGACCGCCGCGAAAAAGAGCTGTCGGACCTCGGTTTCATCTCGCTGGTGCACTGCAAGAACACCTCGTACGCGGCCTTCTTCGGCGCCCAGTCGGCGCAGAAGGCCAAGAAATACAACAACGAGGCGGCCAACGCCAATGCGGTGCTGTCTTCGCAGCTGCAGTACATCTTCGCGGTCTCGCGCATCGCGCACTACATGAAAGCCATGATGCGCGACAAGATCGGCAGCTTCGCCGCCGCCGCCAACGTCGAGGATTACCTGAACCGCTGGCTGACCCAGTACGTGCTGCTGGACGACAACGCGAGCCAGGACCAGAAGGCCCAGTTCCCGCTACGCGAAGCCAGCGTCCAGGTGTCGGAAGTTGCGGGCCGTCCGGGCGTATACCGCGCGGTGTCCTTCCTGCGTCCGCATTTCCAGCTCGACGAGCTGTCCGTTTCGCTCCGACTGGTCGCGGAGCTGCCGCAATCGACCAAAAGCTAAGCAGTTTTCACTCACCCTCAACGGAGTAGAACATGGCAATCGACGTATATCTGCAGATCGATGGTATCAAGGGCGAATCGATGGACGACAAGCACAAGGATTGGATCGAGTGCATTGCCGTCGACTGGGGCGTGAAGCAGCCGCGCTCGGCGACTGCGTCAACTGGCGGTGGCCACACCGCCGAACGCTGCGAGCACGAAGAAATCTCGTTCAAGAAGCTGGCCGACCTGGCCTCGCCGATCTTGCTGCAGACCTGCTCGGCCGGCAAGACGATCCCCAAGGCGAAGATGGAGTTCATGCGCGCCGATGGCCAGGGCGACCGGGTGAAGTATTTCGAGATCGAACTCGAGAACGTCCTGATCGGCGGCGTCCAGCCCAGCGTCAAGGAAGGCAGCATTATCCAGGAAGAAGTCGGCCTGAAGTTCTCGAAGATCAAATGGAAGTACACGCAGCAGAAGATTGGCGGCGGCACCGGCGGCAATACCTCGGGTGGTTGGGACCTGGCGGCCAACAAGGTGGTCTGACAACGCTTCGTCGTTCTGCGCGGCGCCACGCAGCTCAGCGCGGCGCCGCGCCTGTTTCTGGAGAGACCATGAAGGCCCATACCCCGGGGCTGCTTGATCGCCTCATGGACCAACGCCCGCCGGACGCGGCCGGCACACCGGTCACGGGCGAACAGCTCAAGGACAGCGTGGCGCGCGACCTCGAGGCGCTGCTCAACACGCGCCTGGCCTTCGACCCGGCGCTCCTGGCCCCCTATGCGGAGGCGCGCGGCTCGCTGCTGCACTACGGCCTGGCGGATTTCGCCGGCTACTGCCTTACCAGCAGCGTCGACCGCGCCGTCGTCTGCGCCAGTATCCAAAACGCGATCAAAGCCCACGAGCCGCGCCTGGTCGACATCAGTGCCACGCTCGAACCCGACCAGGGCAGTGTCAACCGCCTTCACTTCGCCATCCATGCCCGGCTCGCCGTCTCCGCGGGCGCAGAGACGGTTAACTTCAATGCGGTGCTGCAGCCGTCGTCGCTGCACTACGCCGTCAAGCGCAAGCGCTAGTCCCCCGCTAGTGCCCCCTTTCTTAGAAAGCGACACCATGGACATCAATCTGAAGACCCTGATCGGCAAGCTTAACGACACGACCCGCGCCGCCGCGACGCGCGCGGCCTCGATCTGCGTTGGCCTGGGGCAGTACGAAGTCGAGATCGAGCACTTGTGCCTGGGCCTGATCGAGCAGCCGGACAGCGACCTGGCCATTGTCGCGCAGGCCAGCGGTATCAGCCTCACGGGCCTGGAGAGCGATCTGCGCAACGAGGTCGCGCGCTTTGCCACCGGCAGCACGCGCACGCCGGTGTTTTCGCGCCACCTGCCGACACTGTTCGAGCACGCCTGGCTGATCGCGTCGCTCACGCCAGGCGCCAATGGGCAAGCCATCCAGATCCGCAGCGGCCACCTGCTGCTGGCGCTGCTCACCGAGCCTTCGCTGGCGCAACTGGCGCAGCGGGCCTCGCCGCTGTTCAGGGCATTCCCGATCGACCGCCTCAAGCACGATTTCGTCAAGATTACGCATGGCTCGCGCGAAGCGCAGCCGGTAGCGATGCCAGTGGAGGAGAGCGCGGGCG
Above is a genomic segment from Massilia sp. H6 containing:
- a CDS encoding type VI secretion system tube protein Hcp; protein product: MAIDVYLQIDGIKGESMDDKHKDWIECIAVDWGVKQPRSATASTGGGHTAERCEHEEISFKKLADLASPILLQTCSAGKTIPKAKMEFMRADGQGDRVKYFEIELENVLIGGVQPSVKEGSIIQEEVGLKFSKIKWKYTQQKIGGGTGGNTSGGWDLAANKVV
- the tssB gene encoding type VI secretion system contractile sheath small subunit — encoded protein: MSKNESVQKRLQKVRAPRVQMTYDVEIGDATENKELPFVVGVVGDFGNDPHAEKKRLKDRKFVNVDAGNFDEVLGAVAPVASFMVENHLSAPGGQIGVELQFKTMDDFRPESVVRQVKPLSGLLEARTKLADLRNKLAGNDKLEDILSEVLGNTEKLDGLRKQALPPKEA
- the tssC gene encoding type VI secretion system contractile sheath large subunit is translated as MAAVLDIPASQGAPAQAVELETSLLDQIVEQSRVARSTSEHERARDLISELVTQVMQGTMVVSNNLSATIDARLAELDRMISEQLSSVMHAPEFQKLERSWTGLHYLVKNSATGANLQVRMLNASKRELVKDFQTAMEFDQSAIFKKVYEEEFGSFGGAPYGTLIGDFEISRQPEDIYFLEQMSHVAAASHAPFITSSSPELFGVDSFGDLGKPRDLAKVFDTVEYAKWKAFRESEDARYVGLTLPRFLGRLPYHPADGMTTEGFNYVEDVDGSDHQKYLWCNAAYAFASKLTKAFEDYGWCAAIRGVEGGGLVENLPAHTFKTDEGEVALKCPTELAITDRREKELSDLGFISLVHCKNTSYAAFFGAQSAQKAKKYNNEAANANAVLSSQLQYIFAVSRIAHYMKAMMRDKIGSFAAAANVEDYLNRWLTQYVLLDDNASQDQKAQFPLREASVQVSEVAGRPGVYRAVSFLRPHFQLDELSVSLRLVAELPQSTKS
- the tssE gene encoding type VI secretion system baseplate subunit TssE; this encodes MKAHTPGLLDRLMDQRPPDAAGTPVTGEQLKDSVARDLEALLNTRLAFDPALLAPYAEARGSLLHYGLADFAGYCLTSSVDRAVVCASIQNAIKAHEPRLVDISATLEPDQGSVNRLHFAIHARLAVSAGAETVNFNAVLQPSSLHYAVKRKR